A window from Enterocloster bolteae encodes these proteins:
- the proC gene encoding pyrroline-5-carboxylate reductase: protein MVKIGFIGMGNMGNAILNGLLKTHRPEDMIFSAAHQDKMEAVTARTKVPHAGSNRECAKAVKYLILAVKPQYFDAVFSEIRDVVTPEQVVISLAPGVTISNITERLGGNVRVVRAMPNTPAMLGEGMTGISCREGSCTEEEKETVRDIFSSCGRVEMVEERLMDAVGCVSGSSPAFVYMFIEALADGGVKYGLPRKTAYAMAAQTVLGSAKMILETGKHPGQLKDEVCSPGGTTIAGVSALEEHGLRNALIKAADACYEKTQSMK from the coding sequence ATGGTAAAGATTGGTTTTATAGGAATGGGAAACATGGGAAATGCCATTTTAAACGGGCTTCTCAAGACGCACAGACCGGAGGATATGATATTTTCAGCGGCCCATCAGGATAAGATGGAGGCAGTGACAGCCAGGACAAAGGTGCCCCATGCCGGTTCCAACAGGGAATGCGCAAAGGCGGTGAAGTATCTGATACTGGCGGTAAAGCCCCAGTATTTTGACGCGGTGTTTTCGGAGATAAGGGATGTGGTAACGCCGGAGCAGGTGGTGATATCCCTGGCTCCCGGCGTCACGATTTCCAATATCACAGAGCGCCTGGGCGGGAATGTGCGGGTGGTAAGAGCCATGCCCAACACGCCTGCCATGCTGGGAGAAGGCATGACCGGCATTTCCTGCAGGGAAGGCTCCTGCACAGAGGAGGAAAAGGAAACCGTACGGGACATATTTTCCTCCTGCGGACGGGTGGAGATGGTGGAAGAACGGCTTATGGACGCAGTTGGCTGTGTCAGCGGCAGTTCGCCTGCTTTTGTGTACATGTTTATTGAGGCCCTGGCTGACGGAGGGGTCAAATACGGCCTTCCCAGAAAGACTGCCTATGCCATGGCAGCCCAGACTGTCCTGGGCAGCGCAAAAATGATTCTGGAGACAGGAAAGCATCCGGGGCAGTTAAAGGACGAGGTGTGTTCCCCGGGCGGCACCACCATTGCGGGCGTATCAGCCCTGGAGGAGCACGGACTGAGAAATGCGCTCATCAAGGCGGCGGACGCCTGCTATGAGAAGACCCAGAGCATGAAGTAG
- a CDS encoding site-specific tyrosine recombinase yields the protein MTSDIKSFVSYLRDVKKTSRNTEISYQRDLMQLKSFLEDKGITEVEKVTKTSLNSYILFLEKEGKATTTISRELASMKAFFNFMFKEGRIRKDPAELLKAPKIEKKAPVILSVNEVNALLDQPGMTTSKEIRDKAMLELLYATGIRVSELIGLELSDLNMQVGYITCRDGQKERMVPFGKPAKQALSVYLEKGRSQLLKGKESQWLFTNCSGKAMSRQGFWKIIKYYGEKAGIQADITPHTLRHSFAAHLIRGGADIHAVQAMLGHSDSTTTHMYAAYSGNTVGETYRAALPRK from the coding sequence ATGACGTCCGATATAAAAAGCTTTGTGAGCTACCTGAGGGATGTGAAAAAGACCTCCAGGAACACGGAAATTTCCTACCAGAGAGATTTGATGCAGCTTAAGTCTTTTCTGGAGGATAAAGGAATAACAGAAGTTGAAAAGGTGACTAAGACCAGTCTGAATTCATATATCCTTTTTTTGGAAAAAGAGGGGAAGGCCACGACCACCATATCCAGGGAGCTGGCATCCATGAAGGCTTTTTTCAATTTCATGTTCAAAGAAGGACGAATCCGCAAGGACCCGGCGGAGCTCCTGAAAGCGCCCAAGATTGAGAAAAAGGCCCCTGTGATACTGAGCGTGAATGAGGTCAACGCTCTGCTGGACCAGCCGGGCATGACAACATCCAAGGAAATACGGGACAAGGCAATGCTGGAGCTGTTGTACGCCACGGGAATACGTGTGTCAGAGCTAATCGGGCTGGAGCTTTCGGATCTTAACATGCAGGTGGGCTATATCACCTGCAGGGATGGACAGAAGGAGCGCATGGTTCCTTTTGGGAAGCCGGCCAAGCAGGCTTTGAGCGTGTATCTGGAAAAGGGACGCTCACAGCTGCTTAAGGGTAAGGAATCCCAGTGGCTGTTCACCAATTGCAGCGGCAAGGCCATGAGCCGCCAGGGCTTCTGGAAGATTATCAAGTACTACGGGGAAAAGGCCGGTATCCAGGCCGATATAACGCCTCATACCCTGCGCCATTCCTTTGCGGCCCATCTGATTCGGGGCGGCGCCGATATCCATGCGGTCCAGGCCATGCTGGGTCATTCCGATTCCACCACCACCCATATGTACGCTGCCTATTCCGGCAATACGGTGGGAGAAACCTACCGGGCGGCTTTGCCCAGAAAATAG
- a CDS encoding diaminopimelate decarboxylase: MDKKPFATLEQLREIERTYPTPFYLYDEKGIRENAARLKQAFSWNRGYKEYFAVKATPNPFLLNILKDMGCGTDCSSMTELMMSRACGFSGSDIMFSSNDTPPEEFAYAEKLGAIINLDDITHIQCLEETLGHIPETISCRFNPGGLFKISNDIMDNPGDSKYGMTAEQIGQAFKILKEKGAKHFGIHAFLASNTVTNEYYPMLAKILFELAVKLKEETGVHIAFINLSGGIGIPYRPDQEPNDILAIGDGVRRVYEEILVPAGMDDVALCTELGRFMMGPYGALVTKAIHEKHTYKEYVGVDACAVNLMRPAMYGAYHHITVMGREDEPCTRMYDVVGSLCENNDKFAIDRMLPEIKKGDLLFIHDAGAHGFAMGYNYNGKLKSAELLLKEDGTVEMIRRAETPEDYFATFDFCDILRNID, encoded by the coding sequence ATGGATAAGAAGCCATTTGCAACACTGGAACAATTAAGGGAGATTGAGAGGACATACCCTACGCCCTTTTATCTTTACGATGAAAAGGGAATCAGGGAGAATGCCGCCAGGCTTAAGCAGGCATTTTCCTGGAACAGGGGATATAAGGAATATTTTGCGGTCAAGGCCACGCCCAATCCTTTCCTGTTAAATATACTGAAAGACATGGGATGCGGCACGGACTGCTCATCCATGACAGAGCTTATGATGTCCAGGGCATGCGGTTTTTCCGGTTCTGACATCATGTTTTCCTCCAACGATACGCCTCCTGAGGAATTTGCCTATGCGGAAAAGCTGGGAGCCATCATCAACCTGGACGATATCACTCATATCCAGTGTCTGGAGGAAACCCTGGGACATATTCCGGAGACCATCAGCTGCCGTTTTAACCCGGGCGGTCTGTTTAAAATCAGCAATGACATCATGGACAATCCCGGCGATTCCAAATACGGCATGACCGCAGAGCAGATTGGCCAGGCATTTAAGATTCTGAAGGAAAAGGGCGCAAAGCATTTCGGCATACATGCGTTCCTGGCCAGCAATACGGTGACCAATGAATACTATCCCATGCTGGCAAAGATTCTGTTTGAGCTGGCTGTTAAACTGAAAGAGGAGACAGGCGTCCATATCGCGTTCATCAATCTGTCCGGCGGCATCGGAATCCCCTACCGTCCGGACCAGGAGCCCAATGACATCCTGGCAATTGGTGACGGCGTAAGAAGGGTCTATGAAGAGATTCTGGTTCCCGCCGGTATGGATGATGTGGCTCTGTGCACGGAGCTGGGACGTTTCATGATGGGACCTTACGGCGCCCTGGTGACAAAGGCCATCCATGAGAAGCACACTTATAAGGAGTATGTGGGCGTGGACGCCTGCGCCGTGAACCTGATGCGGCCGGCCATGTACGGTGCTTACCATCACATCACGGTCATGGGCCGGGAGGATGAGCCATGTACCCGCATGTACGATGTGGTAGGTTCCCTGTGCGAGAACAACGATAAGTTTGCCATTGACCGCATGCTTCCGGAAATTAAAAAGGGAGATCTTCTGTTTATCCACGATGCGGGAGCCCACGGATTCGCCATGGGATATAATTATAACGGAAAGCTGAAGTCAGCAGAGCTTCTGTTAAAGGAGGACGGCACTGTGGAGATGATACGCAGGGCAGAAACTCCTGAGGATTACTTTGCTACCTTTGATTTTTGTGATATACTGAGGAATATTGACTGA
- the pyk gene encoding pyruvate kinase — protein sequence MKKTKIICTMGPNTSDKNIMMELARNGMDVARFNFSHGDYNEHQGRLELLKEVRKELDIPVAALLDTKGPEIRTGQLKDGKKVTLKEGQTYTLTTRELVGDDTIGYINYSGLNEDVAAGNRILIDDGLIELEVRQVKDTDIVCEVINGGELGEKKGVNVPNVKIKLPALTDKDKEDIRFGIRQGFDFIAASFVRTADCIKEIKAMLDEQGSSMKVIAKIENAEGIENLDAIIEAADGIMVARGDMGVEIPAEKVPHIQKKIIRKCNEACKIVITATQMLDSMIRNPRPTRAEVTDVANAVYDGTDAVMLSGETAMGKYPVDALKMMVSIALETEMHLDYAGYRQRKVTEQNMKNVSNAVCFASVSTAHDLDADVIIAPSITGFTTQMLSKWRPGARIIGMSPSMATVRQMQLQWGVVPVWSRRAESTDELIENSVEELKNRGLVEEGELAVITAGVVTYARRHEAATQTNIMRVINIE from the coding sequence ATGAAAAAAACCAAGATTATCTGTACCATGGGCCCCAATACCAGCGACAAAAACATTATGATGGAGCTTGCCAGGAATGGTATGGATGTGGCCCGTTTTAACTTTTCACACGGGGACTACAACGAGCATCAGGGACGCCTGGAGCTGTTAAAGGAAGTGCGCAAGGAGCTGGATATTCCGGTCGCAGCGCTCTTGGATACCAAGGGACCGGAGATCCGTACAGGGCAGCTTAAGGACGGCAAAAAGGTGACTTTGAAGGAAGGCCAGACCTATACCCTGACCACCAGGGAGCTGGTAGGTGACGATACCATCGGCTATATCAATTACAGCGGACTGAATGAGGATGTTGCCGCGGGCAACCGGATTCTCATTGACGACGGACTGATTGAGCTGGAAGTGCGCCAGGTGAAGGATACAGACATTGTCTGTGAGGTCATCAACGGAGGAGAGCTGGGAGAGAAGAAGGGCGTCAATGTGCCCAATGTAAAGATTAAGCTTCCGGCCCTGACAGATAAGGACAAAGAGGATATCCGTTTTGGAATCAGGCAGGGCTTTGACTTCATCGCGGCATCCTTTGTACGTACAGCTGACTGTATTAAGGAAATCAAGGCCATGCTGGATGAGCAGGGTTCCAGTATGAAGGTTATTGCAAAGATTGAGAACGCGGAGGGCATCGAGAATCTGGACGCCATCATCGAGGCAGCGGACGGCATCATGGTAGCCAGAGGCGACATGGGCGTGGAGATACCGGCAGAGAAGGTTCCCCACATCCAGAAGAAAATTATCCGCAAGTGCAACGAGGCTTGTAAAATTGTTATCACAGCCACCCAGATGCTGGATTCCATGATCCGCAACCCAAGGCCAACCAGGGCCGAGGTGACGGACGTTGCCAATGCAGTGTATGACGGCACGGACGCGGTGATGCTTTCCGGTGAGACAGCCATGGGCAAGTATCCTGTGGACGCCCTTAAGATGATGGTTTCCATTGCACTGGAGACAGAGATGCATCTGGACTATGCAGGGTACCGCCAGAGGAAGGTGACGGAGCAGAACATGAAGAATGTTTCCAATGCAGTGTGTTTTGCCTCTGTATCAACCGCTCATGACCTGGATGCGGATGTCATCATCGCTCCCAGTATTACAGGCTTTACCACCCAGATGCTCTCTAAATGGAGACCTGGCGCCAGAATCATCGGCATGTCCCCCAGCATGGCTACGGTCCGCCAGATGCAGCTTCAGTGGGGCGTGGTACCGGTATGGTCCCGCCGCGCAGAGTCCACGGACGAACTGATTGAGAACTCGGTGGAGGAGCTTAAGAACAGAGGTCTTGTGGAGGAAGGCGAGCTGGCCGTCATCACAGCCGGAGTCGTAACCTACGCAAGACGCCATGAGGCAGCCACCCAGACCAATATTATGAGAGTTATTAATATCGAGTAG
- a CDS encoding rhomboid family intramembrane serine protease: protein MRFFNKLERRFGRYAIHNLMYYIIIMYVMGFVMMYMDPMFFTRYLSLDAEAILHGQVWRLVTFLLYPPTLSPFWIIFAALMYYSLGRSLEAVWGAFRFNVFFFMGAIGIILAEFIVYFIWGWDMHLNTSYLSMSIFLAYAVMFPEEYFYIYFILAIKAKWLALFDAFFLVFGFVYGSLPQRIAIFLSLANFIIFFLMTKDFKKYSPKEVKRKQDFKVKTMRPVNRTHHKCAVCGRTDEESPGMEFRYCSKCEGSYEYCMDHLYTHQHVKKSDSPKS from the coding sequence ATGAGATTTTTTAATAAGCTTGAGCGCCGGTTTGGCAGATATGCCATTCACAACCTGATGTATTACATTATCATTATGTATGTCATGGGTTTTGTCATGATGTACATGGACCCCATGTTCTTTACCCGGTACCTGAGTCTGGACGCGGAGGCTATTCTTCACGGACAGGTCTGGAGGCTGGTGACATTTTTGCTGTACCCGCCCACACTGAGCCCCTTCTGGATTATTTTTGCGGCGCTCATGTACTATTCACTGGGCCGGTCCCTGGAGGCGGTGTGGGGAGCGTTCCGCTTTAACGTGTTCTTTTTTATGGGAGCCATCGGCATCATACTTGCCGAGTTTATTGTATACTTTATCTGGGGATGGGATATGCACCTTAACACCTCTTACCTGAGTATGTCCATATTCCTGGCTTACGCAGTGATGTTCCCGGAGGAATACTTTTATATTTACTTTATACTTGCCATCAAGGCCAAATGGCTGGCGCTGTTTGATGCCTTTTTCCTGGTGTTCGGGTTCGTATACGGCAGCTTACCCCAGCGAATCGCCATTTTCCTGTCCCTTGCCAACTTCATCATTTTCTTCCTGATGACAAAGGACTTTAAGAAATACAGCCCAAAGGAAGTAAAGCGCAAGCAGGATTTCAAGGTAAAGACCATGCGGCCCGTAAACCGCACCCACCACAAGTGCGCGGTCTGCGGCAGGACCGACGAGGAAAGTCCCGGCATGGAGTTCCGCTATTGTTCAAAATGTGAAGGCAGCTATGAGTACTGCATGGATCATTTATATACACACCAGCACGTGAAAAAATCGGATTCCCCCAAATCATGA
- a CDS encoding lipase family alpha/beta hydrolase, which yields MKKKKTGRICLKRLFLALYIPYAVNIPLAACVWAGGIWPPEGAVSPAVRTGLLAVGLACTWLVWMAYNIMPRKKDFFASWRVTIMEGGRSLCYSALYGFAAQAAVLLWLYPKAYRAVHDQRVLWINGIYSAIMLFILLWNGILRIFFTSVRLRLKYRILMLLAMWIPGLNLGVLLYAMRIVHGEYDFACYKESVRQVRAQSQICSTRYPLLLVHGVGFRDLRYFNYWGRIPRELARYGADIYYGNQEAFATVAYNAGDIYRKIQEICRETGCEKVNIIAHSKGGLDSRYAISRLGAAPMVASLTTINTPHRGCRFVDYACRLPEGLYRAIAGVFDLWFSRFGDSHPDFYTATHQFSTRASICFNEEVADAPGVYYQSYASVMRDFLSDPLLWFPYLIIRAVDGKNDGLVTPESAMWGEFKGTIANRKHRGISHGDMIDLKREDYKGFDVTEFYVELVKTLKEKGF from the coding sequence GTGAAGAAGAAAAAAACGGGACGAATCTGCTTAAAGCGGCTGTTCCTGGCTTTGTACATACCATATGCAGTGAATATACCCCTGGCAGCCTGTGTATGGGCAGGAGGGATTTGGCCGCCGGAGGGAGCCGTTAGCCCGGCTGTGCGGACAGGGCTTCTGGCTGTGGGGCTGGCCTGTACCTGGCTGGTCTGGATGGCTTACAATATCATGCCCAGAAAAAAAGATTTCTTTGCCTCATGGCGGGTGACCATCATGGAAGGCGGCCGGAGTCTGTGCTACAGCGCCCTGTATGGGTTCGCTGCCCAGGCAGCCGTCCTTTTATGGCTGTATCCCAAGGCGTACCGGGCCGTACATGACCAGAGGGTTCTGTGGATAAACGGCATCTACAGCGCAATCATGCTGTTTATCCTGTTGTGGAACGGAATCCTGCGCATATTTTTCACCTCTGTCCGGCTGCGGCTCAAATACCGCATCCTGATGCTCTTAGCCATGTGGATTCCGGGTCTTAACCTGGGGGTTCTGCTCTATGCCATGAGAATTGTACACGGGGAATATGATTTTGCCTGCTACAAGGAATCCGTGCGCCAGGTACGCGCCCAGTCGCAGATATGCAGCACCAGGTATCCGCTGCTTCTGGTTCACGGGGTGGGGTTCAGGGACCTGCGGTATTTTAACTATTGGGGCAGGATTCCAAGGGAGCTGGCCCGGTATGGGGCGGATATCTACTACGGCAACCAGGAGGCATTTGCAACGGTTGCGTACAATGCAGGCGATATTTACAGAAAAATACAGGAGATATGCAGGGAGACGGGATGTGAAAAGGTGAATATCATTGCCCACTCCAAGGGCGGCCTGGATTCCCGCTATGCCATATCCAGGCTGGGAGCGGCACCTATGGTAGCGTCCCTGACCACCATCAATACGCCTCACCGGGGCTGCCGGTTCGTGGACTACGCGTGCAGGCTGCCCGAAGGCCTGTACCGCGCCATTGCAGGTGTATTTGATTTGTGGTTCAGCAGGTTCGGTGACTCGCACCCGGACTTCTACACGGCCACCCACCAGTTCAGCACAAGAGCCAGCATCTGTTTCAACGAAGAGGTGGCGGATGCGCCGGGGGTTTATTACCAGAGTTACGCATCGGTTATGAGGGATTTCCTCAGCGATCCCCTTTTATGGTTTCCTTACCTTATCATCCGGGCTGTGGATGGGAAAAATGACGGGCTGGTGACACCGGAGTCCGCCATGTGGGGCGAGTTTAAAGGTACCATTGCCAACCGTAAGCACAGAGGTATATCCCACGGTGATATGATTGATTTAAAGCGTGAGGATTACAAGGGATTTGATGTGACGGAGTTTTATGTGGAGCTGGTAAAAACACTGAAAGAAAAGGGATTCTGA
- a CDS encoding NUDIX hydrolase: MEDKEKNTQIPVIRLDRQLKYEGNILKIYEDKVLANGHEARWDFIHHDGAAAVLPVADDGKILMVRQYRNALDRYTLEIPAGKLDAPGEPKVECAFRELEEETGYRVESPENLEYLMSLTTTVAFCDEAIDIFVAHNLIPSHQNLDEDEVINVVPCSLGELEDMIYTGKITDGKTIAAIMAYARKYCSEDKKDTMVKG, encoded by the coding sequence ATGGAAGATAAGGAAAAGAATACGCAGATACCGGTGATACGGCTGGACCGCCAGCTTAAATATGAGGGAAACATTCTTAAGATATACGAGGACAAGGTCCTGGCTAACGGCCATGAGGCCAGGTGGGATTTCATCCATCACGATGGTGCGGCGGCTGTCCTGCCTGTTGCCGACGATGGAAAAATCCTTATGGTGCGCCAGTACCGCAATGCCCTGGACCGCTACACCCTGGAGATTCCGGCAGGCAAGCTGGATGCGCCGGGGGAGCCCAAGGTGGAGTGCGCGTTCCGGGAGCTGGAGGAGGAGACAGGATACAGGGTGGAATCACCGGAGAACCTGGAGTACCTTATGAGCCTTACCACAACCGTTGCCTTCTGCGATGAGGCCATTGACATATTCGTGGCTCACAACCTGATTCCCTCCCATCAGAATCTGGACGAGGATGAGGTGATCAATGTGGTTCCATGCAGCCTGGGAGAGCTGGAGGACATGATATACACAGGAAAGATTACGGACGGCAAGACCATTGCCGCCATTATGGCCTATGCCAGAAAATACTGTTCTGAGGATAAGAAGGACACCATGGTCAAGGGCTAA
- a CDS encoding EamA family transporter, producing MEWLLYAFGSAVFAGLTAVLSKIGVRDTDSDLATAVRTAVVLVFSWIMVFLTGSAGSIGTISAKTCLFLVLSGVATGASWLFYFRALQLGDVNKVASIDKSSTILTMFLAALILGEGLGGMKILCMVLIGTGTLMMIQKRNQGVEKTGSRRWLGAALLSAAFASLTAILGKIGIQGVESNLGTAIRTCVVLAMAWLLVFLQGKQKHLDRIAPKSWCFLVISGFATGASWLCYYRALQEGPASVVVPIDKLSILVTILFSRIFLGERLDRKSFAGLVLLTAGTLLLLL from the coding sequence ATGGAATGGCTGTTGTATGCGTTCGGTTCAGCTGTGTTCGCCGGCCTGACTGCCGTCTTATCGAAAATCGGCGTCAGGGATACGGACTCGGATTTGGCCACCGCGGTCCGTACCGCAGTGGTTCTTGTGTTTTCGTGGATTATGGTGTTCCTTACCGGTTCAGCTGGTTCCATAGGAACCATAAGCGCCAAAACCTGTCTGTTTCTGGTACTGTCCGGCGTGGCCACAGGGGCTTCCTGGCTGTTTTATTTCAGGGCCCTTCAGCTGGGGGATGTGAACAAGGTGGCCTCCATTGATAAATCCAGCACCATACTGACCATGTTTCTGGCCGCCCTGATACTGGGGGAAGGACTTGGGGGTATGAAAATCCTGTGCATGGTCCTGATTGGGACAGGCACCCTGATGATGATTCAGAAGCGGAACCAAGGAGTGGAAAAGACAGGAAGCAGAAGATGGCTTGGGGCTGCCCTTTTATCGGCTGCATTTGCCAGCCTTACAGCTATTTTGGGAAAAATTGGAATACAGGGAGTGGAATCCAACCTGGGAACAGCCATCCGTACCTGCGTGGTGCTGGCAATGGCCTGGCTCCTGGTATTCCTTCAGGGAAAGCAGAAGCATCTGGATAGAATCGCGCCAAAGAGCTGGTGTTTCCTCGTTATTTCGGGATTTGCCACAGGGGCCTCCTGGCTGTGTTATTACAGGGCCCTGCAGGAGGGGCCTGCCAGTGTCGTTGTACCCATTGACAAGCTCAGCATTCTGGTGACCATACTGTTTTCCCGAATATTCCTGGGGGAGAGGCTGGACCGCAAATCCTTTGCAGGTCTGGTTCTTCTGACCGCAGGTACGCTTCTGCTGTTATTATAG